The sequence below is a genomic window from Monodelphis domestica isolate mMonDom1 chromosome 2, mMonDom1.pri, whole genome shotgun sequence.
TCTCTGAGTTCGAGAACTCATTGTAGGACAGGATCTAATATTTTCCAGGAGACTTAATGCCTCAAGTGGTGGCAGTTTACTGATTAAAGAAATTTTAGAtgtaataaaaagtgaaaaatccCAAGGGTTAAGATAAGCCTACTAAACCAACTCAAGAAGAGTACTAACTTATTTCCCCAGCACCTTAAAAGGTGAAGATAGGTCAATAACTCCTTTGGACATTCAAAGATGAATGATTTATACCGAATCTTGTGGGAGATATTTCTGAAGTCTAACTTTGCTGTATAATAttctcatttattattattattatttaatattattgttcAGTAGTTAATATGTGCTCCCAGATTCCTGTCATAAAAGCTAACATTCACATGACTTACATTATACCATGTATTATATACAAACTACTCAAATCAGAACTGATTTTACCTATGgaggagaaaaatgtattttgttttgttttgattaggAGGAGGAGGTGTTGAGATAGCCAGAGGAAAGACAATTCAATGATAAGGGCAGTCATGGCAGGAGAAATGATGATACAACTCCAAAGGAGGTTGGGAGAATGATGTGAACCAGGTAAAAAGCATCACTCAGAAAAATTTCAAGGTCTTGTGGTCTGAAGGAGATTATACTTTTTGATGGTTTGGTCTAGGAGATAATAGCTAAATATGGAAGAGAAATGGCAGTTGTTGTAGATGGAAATGCCATTTCCAGTGAAATCATCAAACTATGGTAAAATCTACCTCATGTTATTTGGGGGAAGGTggggacaaacatttattatgtgcctattatatgctagacactgtgctaataagcactttataattatttcatttaaaacccagaacaaccctatgaagtagctgcaattattagccccattttatagctgaagaaactgtggtaggcagaaggaaaatgacttgctcagggtcacacacacacatataggaaGAATATGAGACTGATTTCAACAGTTCAATATGATCAATACCTTATCAATTCAATTCCAGTTTTAGACACAGTAATTggtttgtgtgactctggataagtcatttcattcctgtctgtctcagtttcctcatccgaaaaatgaggaaaataatagcacttaactcaGAGTTGTAAGAGTAAAATTCAGGTGATATTTAAAAATTGAGAtactattcactgcaccaccttaTTAAATCCAAAACACAATCATTTTGTCCTGTTATTAAGCACTGAATGATGCTCTAATCAGAGACTGTACACTCAGCATAAAACACAAAGATAATAAAGCACACATAGATACACATAGATAGGTAAATATATGCTTACCCATCACTAGAATATTAAAATGAGCTTCCTAGGTCAAAATACAACTTTTTACTGTCAAAATTTTACTGCAAAGGCAAGGATTATGCATCCTTAAAGAGATTATTATATGGCATTTAGAGTCACTTGAACTCATATATAACTAGTTTACCAAgccctttcctcaaaataaagtGAGGTAGATGATAAACTATTATTATACTCACTTCCAAACTGAAGAAATTTTATCCACTCATGAAAGATAATGTGGTAATTGAGAGATAGGAACCCAAATCATTATACTTTACTATAAATCTATGGTGTCTTGTAATTGACCAGGTAGTCTCTTATGCTTAGTAAGCATTAGTATAGATTTTAAAGTatcatagataaatagatagatgtcACTTCACTAACAAAGACTTCCATGCAATAGAGGGGTTCTATGCAACTCATAAAAATCTAACCTGGTATAAGGTAAGTCCTCATTTGAATAGTAAACTACATGTCAAAGACTATACCTTTTCTAGATTTCATATTTCTCTAGTAATTAGCACAATGCTCAAGAAAtaagttgttttggtttttttttaattcaaagtgcatctggagaaaaatagagaaagactaCCAAGCTCATGTGAATTCTGAAAGACTGAATTCAGTAAAgttgcattttgtttttgttttacctaCCAAGAAAcagttatatgtaataaatttttcATCTTCCACTATATGGTGGTACATCATGAGGGACAGATGTGACCAGTTgatacaaaaacaacaataataatagtgattGTGAACACATATGTTTACTATATGTGTGATAAGCaatatactaagtgctttacaattattatttcattcattccccagaACAAACTGAGAGGTAGGTACGATCatcatccacattttacagatgaggaaattgaagcaaacaaatGTCACATagttcatgtcttcctgacttcaaccctgatgctctatctactgcctAAATGCCCCTGGATCTCGATCTCTCCTAAGGAGTGACTGAGAAGAAATGTCCAGAGACTACAAATGAAGAGATTGACATTAACTACATATGATCATTGCTGTTGTGGATTTCCAAAAACAGATAAGCTCTTAgtatcaaaggctgcagagaggtcaagatgGATAAAGACTGAGAAGAGACCATTCATTTGGACAAATGAGATTACCATTGTGTTTTCAGGGAGAACAGTGTTGTTTCTGTCACCAACTAAGATTTGAGACAAGTGATTTAACCTGTTTGGGCCTTAATTTCCTACCTATAAAGAGATTActttggaccagatgatctctaaagctACTTGCAATACTGATCATAAGTCTAAACCTGTATGTAAAAAGAATTTCCTTCAATAGTTCTAATATTTGACATCAGAAAATGTCACTTAACTGCCCTTCCCTTTGGCCTTGAAGGAAGTAATGGGTCAGAACACATACAAGTGACACTgcattgtgaaagggaattctttattcccttatgacctcagaggccatctaacccaaacactcattttatatatagaaAGCCAGGGCCCAAGGTGTTGAGACTCAACCAAGATTTCCCTAGGGCTTCTGACGTAGAGTCACTGCCCCCATAATATGTATCAGATTTAATATTATGTATATAGTCAAAGTGTTCCCTTAGAATTAAGTTGACTAAGTTGACCAGGAGTTTTAACATTACAGAGATAAAGTTAGTATCTTATGATCATTTGAATAAGTAACCAATATATAATGAACAAAACTCTTTGATTATACATCTATAAAAATAGGATATATGTTTGTGTCTTGAAAATGGTAAATGTGATCCAATAAAGGGAAAAAGATACGGTAACTTTTTAAAAGCCACTAGAGTTCCAAAGATTTAATGGTTCTTCATAGGATGATTTTATGTCTCTCTTATCTTGGATCTTTTCCTAGTAGCCTTTTCAGTGCACCCTTCATATCTTTATTCCTCAGAGTGTAAATGAGGGGGTTGAGGGTGGGAGTCACTACAGTATATAGAAGAGTGATGAACTTGCCTTGACTGTGAGCATAGGAATTATTGGGTTGAATATAGACAGCTGTGATGGTGCTATAGAAGAGGGTCACCACCAAAATATGTGATCCACAGGTTCTCATGGCCTTTTGCCAAGCTTGGGATGACCTGATTCTCAGCACTTGCTGAGCAATGACTGCATAGGAAATTAAAATCAGCCCCAAAGGCAGGAGAAGCAACACCAAAGAAGCTACAAAAAGCTGTATTTCATTGGCATGAATGTCTACACATGCCAACTTGATCATGGCAGGAACTTCACACATAAAGTGATAAAGCCTtctgtgcccacagagaggcaACTGAAGAGTGATGGTGCCCTGAATTAATGTGTTTCCCAAACCACTCACCCATGCAACTCCTACAAGGGTCTGACATAGTCTTGGGTGCATGAAAGTAGCGTAGTGGAGTGGTCTACATACAGCAGCATACCGATCAAATGCCATGACGGCCAGAAGAACACATTCAGTAGAGCCCAGGGCCAGAGAGACACAGAGTTGGATGGCACAGCCTATGGGAGTGATGGTCTTGGCTGGTCCCCTCAAGTTCCACAGCAGCTGAGGAACAATACTTGTGGTGAGGCAAAGGTCAACCAGGGAGAGGTTGGTGAGGAAGTAATACATTGGAGTATGAAGTTTGGGATCCAGGTGAGATACCAGTATGATGGCAGTGTTGCCTAGCAGGGTTAGAAGGTAGGAGATCAAGATAACCACAAAAAGGATCTTCTCCAGCTTGGGTTGGTCTGAAAACCCCACCAGAATGAAGTCACCTCCTGTGCTGTCATTCATCATTCCCACCATTGTGTTTAGGGCCAGGGTTGACAAGATAAGGATCTGGAGAAAGAGGAATGTGATCTCCACTAATTGTAAAAGCAACCATGAAAAAGAATAACTAACAAATATACTTGAAAGACATGAACAGAAAGGTACTgggattaagaaaaaataatgatcCCACGATGAAACTAGGACAAAATTAAAAAGGTAGTATCTTTCAGAGCAAtcagtaattaattaattatgcaTTTTCCATTTTCAGTATCTCTAATCTTCATTCTACTTTGTAGATGATAACCCTTTAGAAGACTGGCATGAAAATACAGTAGAAAGGGTCAACTCAAAGTTTGGGTTGTTCTTTTGTAGTTCCTAGACATATTAAAAGGAAATCAATATTTTGTAAAAATCACTGATTAGGGAAGTTAGTTTCTTTTTACTACCATACATATGTCAATATCATATCAATCCAACTTtgtgaaaagtaaaatatttaatgaatcatTCATATTGTTTAACCCATATAATGTCAAACATCTCtgatttttccaattttcccaagatATTTCAAAAATCTTTGTTTCATCAGTAGCAAAAACAATTACAATGTTtctattaaactttttaaaaattaagaaaaatcttcCATATACATCAACTTTACCTAAGATTTCTTAGTTATGACAATAGAGATAGCCTTATTCATGACCCTCAGATCATTACTATTAGGTAAGGCACACTAAAGGAAAATATAATCTAGCTAAAATTATtcaccaattatatatatataataggaccATCACAAAGTTTAGATTAAATAGTGTTGTCTAAAAATTATGAGGTTCCCCTTTTCAAGATAGCTTTATGCTGGTTCCATATAGCACTGAAACATTGCACAGCCTTTATGATGACATTCATAATTAAGCAAAAGAGTTGGCCTTCTTTCCCTACAAGAAAAATCAGATGTTCACTCTCTTGTTTGTCTTTCTttcaatatctctctctctccctttccatctctctctttctccctctctctctttccctccctctctttttctctctctctgtatatgcatacataatatttgtaaatacatatatatataatgtagtcttatatagatatgtatgtttgtgtattcatacatataatataaaccaTTAATTGGATccataaagtttttttaaaggaagagagagaaaattgttTTTTGGAAA
It includes:
- the LOC100023178 gene encoding olfactory receptor 2G3-like, producing MMNDSTGGDFILVGFSDQPKLEKILFVVILISYLLTLLGNTAIILVSHLDPKLHTPMYYFLTNLSLVDLCLTTSIVPQLLWNLRGPAKTITPIGCAIQLCVSLALGSTECVLLAVMAFDRYAAVCRPLHYATFMHPRLCQTLVGVAWVSGLGNTLIQGTITLQLPLCGHRRLYHFMCEVPAMIKLACVDIHANEIQLFVASLVLLLLPLGLILISYAVIAQQVLRIRSSQAWQKAMRTCGSHILVVTLFYSTITAVYIQPNNSYAHSQGKFITLLYTVVTPTLNPLIYTLRNKDMKGALKRLLGKDPR